A window of Nicotiana sylvestris chromosome 8, ASM39365v2, whole genome shotgun sequence genomic DNA:
GCCAAATAGGCTAAAGTAACCAGGGTGACAATATTTGAGATTATATTTGCTTCATGCAATAATTCCTATTGAGTTTAATTTCTATTAAAAAGAAAAGGTTTTTGTTTTTTTACAAAAAAGAAACAATATTGGCGGCGCCCACTCATGTGCGTAGCTCCTCTAGTCAGCCCCCAAATTTTAATGCACAATAGTCATCATGATTCTTCAGTAGATAAATTAAGACCCTtaaattatattatatttttttaaatcagCTTTGATCCAatcttaatttttattttagcttaaaatttgCACAGGGTATATTGGAAACAATATCTCTATCCTCGCAAGGTAGGGTAAGGTTTGtgcacacactaccctccccagaccttacagtgtgggataatactgagtatgttgttgttgttgtaattatCATGataatactaaatgtaattaacTTCTAATAATAAATATTAAAATTTCTGCCAACACATGTTAGTTACTCACAATTAAAAGGTACAACTCATATTTGCATAGCTTGGGGACCAAACAATTTTGGTAGTACCCACTTTTTCATATGCGTAGCTCCTCCTCTTGTCAGCCtccaaattttaaatttttaatgcTCTCATTTCTTAGCTGTAGTTTGGCAGCTACATATTCCTAATCACCTATCTTCCTTGTAATTTCAGAAGTTTCTTTTTCCCACAAAATTTATTGAGAATAGAAAAAATTTAACTAGGGTCAGAAAaccataaaacatcaaatttgtGACATATATATGGAAGTGTTACAAATCGTGAATTGCACCAAGAATGTGGTTTAACAATCCATGAAATGGATAACCAGAATTGTTATCAATACGCTAGACCAAAATTAAATGCTAACGAAGAAAATAAAAGCTAAGTGACTTCTTCGCATATGCTTAAACGTTGGTGGACAGAGCTACCCAACATATGTGTTTGTACAAAATAGCAAATACCCGGTAGAATAATCAAACTAACACAAGATTGCGCAAACACTACCATtacacggggggggggggggaggattcATGATGGATTGAAAGAACACAAAAAAGATTAACAAGAGTCTTAGCTTGTGCTTGactaggagtggcaaacgggggtcgggtcggatatggttcgggttgaaaacgggtaatgaaaaaacggGTAAATTATCCgatccgacccatatttaatacggataagaAACGGGTTAACTggcggataatatggataacCATATTATTCATGACttttgcatatgatcacttttgggataattcttagtctccctaacttgaggaacctccaatttgaggttttacaaatgtaaaagttagacccagtggttatccattggttatccattttctaaatggataatatggttcttatctatAATTGACCCATTTTTAAATAGTTCGTTATACAACccattttttaatggataatatgggtggttaactgttttctttgaaCCATTTTGCCAGATTAACCCACAAGACTTGGATTGGCAAGCTGGTTGTCAAATTTAAGGTTGGATTATTAATAGTTAGTTGAATTTTGGTTTGAAATTAGCTAGTCTACTATTCCATAAAGTATGGCTTGGATCAGATTTTTAAGTCTTAATCTTATAAGCAAATGGACATTTGCTAATTCATGACAACTTGGTGAAGAAAGATTGTATTCCAATGAAAACTACATGAAgattatcatcatcatcatctgctACACTGTTCTAGCAATTATTTATGTTTTATACATAAAAGATGAAAAAAGCTAAAATGTAGATTCTAACTAGTTAAATGTAAAACTCTCACTGAGGGGAGCAAAACTAGTTTATCAAATGGTAATTCCTACAATGCATCCCTAAGTTCAGGAAGTGCCCAAAAAACAGCCTTCGCATCGGTTCCTATATCAGTCCTGCTGCACTTCAACACCTCATCCTTGTACATTTTGATACCAAGAGTTGCGGTATTTGCTGCTGGTTGTATATGAAATTTCGGGCAGCTGAGCAGCAGCTTATTAGTATGGTGTGGACTTACCAAAGCGATATAACCAGTTAGCTGACGCCGGGCTGCATCATAGGGAAGATCCAGTTATTGCTTGACCCACCCTGCTTCCCGAGAACCTTCTCGTTGGCCCACCAATCAGAGCCAATAGTAGCTTTATCAGGATATCCTCCATCCACATTGTCAAAGTTAAATTCCTTTGAGGATCCAAGAGTGATCGATCTTTGCTTCTGGTGCCTCTGTCCATCTTCTCCATCAGCAGAAGATCCCTCACGTGTTTCACTGGAAGGCTCATTCCCGTCGCACTCCTGTCCATTTGACATCTCAGCCAGGTTTGCCTCTTGTTTAGTGTTACGCTCTACATCCTGGAGAGACATCGATCCAGTTTTCATTAACATCGTTGGCTTCTTTTCCACACACCTCACTACGTCTTCTGCAGTTATCTCGAAAGAAACTCTATGGTCGACCACTGTTAGATCATTTTTCCACCCATTAAGCGGCTTCAAAAGACGAGGAACACCAGAGTTCTGATGATTGAGAAGGAAACTGTCATGATACTTGGGGTATACTGCATCAGGGGTCAAAGTCCCAGATCCTTGCCGTGATCCCCATTCGTGAGGGGCTATCTTCTCCAGGTTCAGGAACTGAGGGCGTCCAGGATTAGACTCACTGTCAAGAAACGGAGATGAGGTTCCAGATACAGAAATGGCTGACCCAGGCGATATCAAATTGCTGACTGGACTCCCTGGTTGAAGTTGATATGATTGAAATTCATACTGAGCAAAAGGAAATCTATTACCAGCATCAACATTTTGGTGATTGGGGTCAAGAAGCTTAGCAAATGGTACCTCAGGCGATGAGGGTGTAGTCAAGTGGACTGACTCAGGTGGAGGGGTAAACGGAGCAGTTGATGGTTCAGTGGTGAATGTAGAGAATACAGGTGGAGATACCAGTTGAGGTTCATGAGCATATGGCCCAATAGCAAAAATCGAGGCAGGTCCACTGGGAGAATATGTAGACATAGAGGAAAGGCATTTCGAGCCAACTGGTGAGTGGGTTGCGGAAGGAGGTTCTGATGGCAAGAAAGAAGCAGGAGATGAGGGAGGGGCAATGAAGGGAAGCACTATAGAAGGAGCTTGAGTTGAATTATCAGCAGCAGGTCTATCTGCCCCAGGGGCTGTTGTTTCAGGAACAAAAACTGCATGTCCGATTCGCTTTGTCTGTTTCTGAGACCCAAAACACCAATACATGCTCCAGCAGCCTCCCCATCTTCGTTTCTGTAGGACCAATTTGAAGTGCAAGAGATGATGAGATCttctaataaaataaacaagtaactTCAAAGCATTATGAAGATGTTAACACACAAAGTAAGTTTCTTCAGGAAAAGACCCGAGAGCAGAGAGGACAGTGAAGTAGAGAAAATAAACAACCTTTTTTCTTGATGCTGTCTTAAAACAAGGATGAGTGCAAATTAATCGTTCCTTAGAATCAAATAGCCAAGGGAATAAAAGCAAAGAATAGACACAAAGAACCTTGGAGATGTTAGCCCTTCAATAGAATTGAACAATCGAAGAAAATCGGAAAACAGATGATCTAATCTAGAGTAATATTCAAAGAGCTGAGAGAAATTATTATTAACCTTTAAGAATTATTAAGTCAGTCCACTGGAAGTCAACAGGCCTGGTCCTGGCTAAGGCAAGATGAGGTTTCTAAGCAAGGAACACCAGACAGCAAAGCGGGAATAAAAACACTTGAATTTGCAAATGTCAAAAGAGTGTTAATCAAAATGAAGGGGATGCAGGAAAACTACCCTGGTGGACTTCTACCTTGCATCCTTAAGGTGAAAGGTTCAAAAATTCCCACCGCCTCATTCcacttcttttcccttttcccctttccCCTCCCAAAAATATTATAAGAGAAAGAGGGAAAAAGAACTCTACTAAAGTATCATGCACATTCTAACATGCTAAGATCAATTGTAAACGTACAAGAGCATTGAGAAAattataaacaaaagaaaatattaaaaaaaatacgaGGCACCAGAAAACAAAGTAACTAGTATTTGTACAATTTGTCCAGAACTGACTGGGGAGTATGACTACATGCCAACCTACATCTGTTTCAAGCAGAGGTCGTTTACTTAAGTGCCTCACATGCTGTGGCCTCTTCACTTGGCCTAGGAGGTATATCAACTCGCTCCTTGACTTTGACTGAAACTGGGAAACTGGCTATCATTTCAGCCTCATTTAGCGAAGCTATTCTACAATTGCTCTAATGAATTCAGGGAAGAGTTTTGATATCACAAACATGTACACTTCTAGCCTTTTGGAACATATTTAGACCTGTGAATGAAGCAATTTGAGGTATGACACATTATCATCTTTGAGTAGGGATCTGAGACTAAAACCAGTGAGCACTCTATAAACTGACCGCAGGCTTTTTTGATAGGTAATGTAATTTTTATTATAATAACAGTACCAAGAATTTTTGCTACAACACTCTTTCTGCACCAAAAGCAGAAATCACATAAGCATCTATATTTTACACagaaatattttcattttcttcaaaaatagaaATGCAGGTGTATTATATTAACTAGTAAGCTCAGTTGTGTAAATTCAACCGGTGGAAGAATATGATATCAGCATTTGTTAAATCTGGAACTTCCAAGATTTCTGCTTGCTTGAAAACGATAAATAACTCGACCCTCTGAATTGCATAACTGTGTATCGCATCTCTGCATCGCTTTAAGCAAGAAGGAACATACCTAATAACACTTTTTGATAGATAGCATTTTAgaacaagattaagaaaagattACTACAGTTGACATGGCTGTAGATGCTACTTATGGATGAGAAGGAATGTGGTGCCACCAGAAAAAGAGTTCATAAAGTGAtagatttttttaattttggattgattaaaaagaaagaaaaaatgatcTATGTATTACATCACTATATTTAGTAGAACTTTTGTTTCTCGTCACGACGAGTCGCCTATTCCACTTCATTGAAAGGGATTAAAAACAGCCATTGCTTTATCTCCTTCtctttctttcctctcttcagacaTAATTCAAGCATTTGCAACCATATCTCTCCGAGTCCCTCCTCTCTCACTCACTTAGTCCAAAAAGTATAAGTGACACTCCATTGACAGCATGCATATCACAAGGAGTGAAGAACTGAAGCATATTATCCAAACTTCTTAGTAATTACCTGTCTTACCATCACCAATTTCCAACAGGGGGTAAAGAATACTTTTTGTTATGAGGGGGCAAAGAATACTAACACGAACTTTCTCAATGATGACACTTTTCTTTTAGTGAACTGCCATTCCAGAGAGTAATTTCTGTCATTgcgattttgttttttttttatgacCAAGAAATCCGTTTGGGGCCAACCCTTACGACCAACTGCTGACTTCGAAACTTGGGAATAATGGGCTCGCCCCTCcatccttctccacttaaataccaggcttAGTTCGCATGGCGCAAAACGTGTGACCTAAGTCACGAGTCCTTCAACCTTTGCCACTTGAACTAAGCCATGGGGCCTGTCATTGTGACAATTATCTGCACAATTCTTGAAAAGTTCCAAATATTTGCTATACAGAATGTAAATTGCAGATGTATCCCAAATTCAGACAGCGGAGACAGCATTAATACCAATTACAATTTTTCACCATGATATACCAAGAAATTTCCAATTAGAAGATTAAATAACTCACATAATTCTTCACCAAATATGACACATCTCTGTTTTTAATGCAAGggacaaaaaatatacaaaagtcCCCTGATCTATGAATCTTCTTTGCAAAGCTTCAATTTTAACAAGCTAGACACCACCAAAACGCTGCAACTAATTTAACTTTGAGATCAAAAATATTAATCACGATCTACAAATTCCAAAAAGGAAACAAAACTGTAACCAGATTCAAATCAAAGCGAAACGCAAAACGATCTATAAATtccaaaagacaaaaaaaaaacaatgattTTTTCGTCAAACACACAATGATGTTTAGACTCCTAAAAAAAACTGTAACCGGATTGAAATCAAAGTGAAATACCAAATGACATTTATAAGtagcaaaaaataataattaactgCGACTGGATTCAAATCAAAGCGAAACACAAAATGATActtaaaatcaaaaaaaaaaatcgtaGACAGATTTAGATCAGAGTAAAACACATAATGATTATTAAATTCCGAAAGAGAAAAAATGTAACTGGATTCAAATCAAAGTGGACCACAAAACGATCTATaaattccaaaacataaaatTTGCAGTAACCGAATTCAAATCGAAGTGAAATTTACCTGAACGTAAGCTTGAGGAACACGATTTTCAACCGAAGCGATCGCAGTAGCAGCAGCGTTTATAGTCTCCAGAGTCCTATCCACTCCTCTTTGCTCTCCGTTCACTCGTCTCATCTTCTCCTCTCTTTTACACAACAAATCACCTCAATTCCTAAACTCCGACGACTCCTCAGCTCTACAACATCGCCAGACCTCACTTTTCCAATCGAAATaccaaaaaaatttattttctcaGACAAAAAATCAAAGTAACCGAACAaatttggagaagatgaagttgatTTCTTCAATATTCATTCTGGAAAatgtacacatatatatatatattgttatatATTTAATATTTTCATATGTATTATGTGTATGTATAGGCCATGGCCATGGTGGCTTTGGAGGTCAAACACGGCAATGACTTTAGCGTGATTTTTCTATAATTgggagttattattattattaaaaggtAATTAAAAGGTTAATACAGTGATTGTGAAATGACGATAATGGCCTTCTTTGCAATTTAATAGAGGCAGGATGAATTGGGTGGTGTTTCACCTGAATTTTGCTAGCCACATTTAATGtattttcacttcttttttttttttttaatttaaattttatttaagATTTAAGATTTTGGTTTTCATTATTAAATACTAGGAGTACTACTTAACGTTGTCGAATATGGTTGGTTTCGTTTAACAAAAGAGTTGAATTGAAAAatatatattgatattttatttgaGAAAAACATTATTCCTAATCTTTGTGAGGGGAGTATAATATAGCAAGAATAATATTTTATTACTATCAAATGACATTTTAAACCGAACAAATTACCAACTATTATAGTGTATTCTGGATTTTTAGTTTGCAAGTAACTAACGAATTCAACACAAGGACTGGCTTCGGCCAGTTACTTTTATCAATCTCTTGACATATATATATTCTACATCTCAATATTTGAAATTTGGCATCACAAATAGAATAGTTTAATTTTTATAAACTGAAATCAATTATGTCTTGAATAGATCAAAAGAAACAATCTATTCGCGTAAAATATTTACACAAAATTTATAATTTATCATAATTGAGTAATGAATTAAATTGACAAGTAACTAAGCATGTCATTAGGATTTGATATAAACACTAGATTAAGTCATTCTTTATATCCCTTTCATCCTTACTTTAATGTaggaaaaaaattaataattcaattcaaaatttgattttttcaaaataaataaaattcttgataaaataagtTCTACCTACCTTATTCTTGAATTAGGCAACCCATCATAGTTTTTACATGAACTTAATAATGACTTATCTCAATTTTCATGAGACTCACATGATATGAATAGCAAAGTTCACTTCAACCtagaaaatagcaaacaacaaaatataagaagaaaataaaatcttTGATAGTGACAATttaagaattaaaagaaaattataaaaCAAGCAAATCTAGTGAATATTGTGCTACTAAAATATGCTAATCTTGGATTTAAAAGGCAAAATAGCACCCGAACAATGgaccaaatccctgttacacactttctgtggacacaaataatattacacactcaaccttttaAAAGTGTGTCTAATATACCCCACTTTTTTCTTGACCACTTTACCTAAATATGGGTAATGTCACGCACCAATAAGGTCGCAACACGTGTcattaacataaataaataaaacaaaaaatataaaattatacaTATACCCTCATCTTCTCCAACGCTATCTCTTCCACCTCCATCTCCTCCTCCACGGACCACCCAAAAAAATTAGAACACGCAATTCAACCCAAAAATTAGGAGCCCAAGTGATTTAATCccagaaagaaataaaaacatcaaaagcCAATAAGCCATGGCTCACACCACCGCATCATCACCACAACAAGGCCATTGTTAAAATAAATGCAACAATGGCAAAGGTAGATCGAAAATTACAACTGCTTGGGTACCATATCTATTGAAGCTTATCTACATCAACAAAGACATAAACAGACTATTTTCATTTATAGCTCTCTTCCAAAATTTTATTTGTCACTTTCATGGCTGCCATCGCCACCACCAACTTTCAGAATAAAAAATTCAGCCTCCTCTTCAAAATAGATTGGAAGCTTGAGATTAATGCAAAATATGTATATTTAAGagaaaatcagaaagaaaaagaaaaagaagggatTTGGTAGGGGAGGTGTTGGCTTGCggaagagagagatagaggaagGGTGGGGAAGATGAGGAGATTGCAGACACATggcataaaataaataattagacAGTATTTTTATTAGTAGACGCGCTTCTATCGTGGTGTTTTACACATACTGAGTCTTGGTCAAAAGCGGTGTGTATTAGACACACTTTTAAAAGATTGAGTGTGTAATATTATTTGTGTCCACAAAAAatgtgtaacagggatttggtcAATTATTCGGGtgccaacttatgtattttgccgaTTTAAAATATGTGCAATAAAATACCTCTCATGAGTGATGAACAAAAACTTTATTATGCTTAGGGGAGTAGTATAAATATTGAGGGTAATTTGGTCTTATTAGGACCAcaacaaattattaatttatagATTAAGTAATAAAGTAGCTCATTTAAGTTACCAAGGGAAACTTTTTGTAATGAGTGCGCACGTGTGCACATCCATTTTCTCGATGGCGTTATTATGCGCACCCTCCTGGTTCTTTCCGGCGTAGGTTAGGCCCCACCCTTGAAAATTCTCGCTCGTTTACTCGCCTTCGCCCCCACTTGAACTAACGTGCACGCTTGGCTCATCGTTTTCTGCATTTTATAAAGTCGCTATTATTACTTGTTTTACTACTACTTATTTATTTATCATAGGCATCAACGAAAAGTACTTGCAGTAAATTACATATACGCCAATAATGATTGTGATGAACTGGTAACTACACATTTGTCCTTATTTAAAAAATTTCTATTCGAATTTTGAGTATGAAATCACTTTTATTTGGAAGAATTATCCCTCAATATAAGATTTTTCGGTAAGAATTCGAGTTTAATCTGTCTCAATAACAATATTGAGCACCGACTTAAAACCCAAAGAGAATTACACATAGGAAATTAAGAATACCTTTTTAATAAAGCGCCATAAAATTTTTGGTAAAATATTCAATAAAGACTGAAATAACAATTCTTGAAGATTGGAACAaaacttttctttttcctttcttccgTTCTTTCATTTCTGGGCTCAATTCCCCTAACAAGAAGTAGAACTGAAGAGAAAAGAATGGAACATTACATTTTTATATGAGTAAATTTCAAATTATGCCTTAAAGTAGAGGAAGAGAGAGAAACTCTCAACTCTCACTAGGACCAAACCAAATGGAAAATCCACCCAAATCAACTAACATACCACCAGAACCATAGGACCCAAATAACATGGAAGAAGACACCCCAAATACATACTCTTACAAGGAGATGCTCATTAACAATCAAGCTACTTCACAAACGGATTACTTCACAACTGAGATAGGAAATACAGAAActcaacaaaaaggaaaagagaaaatagACCCAATCTTACTATCCCAGGAAGATAGAAACAGACTCTATGAGCCATGGCGCCACTCAGTCATCATCAAACTATTTGGCAGGCGTATGCCTCATCACCTTCTCCGAACCAAATTAATTAAACTATAGAACCAATCCGAACAGTTAATTTGATTGACTTAGGATGAGATTTCTTCATAGTTAAATTTGGCAAGGAAGAAAATCTGATTAAGGCAATTCACAAGGGAACATGGTTCATTACTGGAAACTTCCTATCAGTTAGAAGATGGGAGCCAAAATTCGTCCACAAGAAGCTACTATGTCCTTCAGTGCAATCTAGGTTCGTCTCCTACAACCACCCACTGAATTCTATGACAAAGAAATCCTTGAAAAAGTAGGCAGGAAAGTTATTAAAA
This region includes:
- the LOC104234224 gene encoding uncharacterized protein At1g76660: MRRVNGEQRGVDRTLETINAAATAIASVENRVPQAYVQKRRWGGCWSMYWCFGSQKQTKRIGHAVFVPETTAPGADRPAADNSTQAPSIVLPFIAPPSSPASFLPSEPPSATHSPVGSKCLSSMSTYSPSGPASIFAIGPYAHEPQLVSPPVFSTFTTEPSTAPFTPPPESVHLTTPSSPEVPFAKLLDPNHQNVDAGNRFPFAQYEFQSYQLQPGSPVSNLISPGSAISVSGTSSPFLDSESNPGRPQFLNLEKIAPHEWGSRQGSGTLTPDAVYPKYHDSFLLNHQNSGVPRLLKPLNGWKNDLTVVDHRVSFEITAEDVVRCVEKKPTMLMKTGSMSLQDVERNTKQEANLAEMSNGQECDGNEPSSETREGSSADGEDGQRHQKQRSITLGSSKEFNFDNVDGGYPDKATIGSDWWANEKVLGKQGGSSNNWIFPMMQPGVS